A stretch of the Drosophila sulfurigaster albostrigata strain 15112-1811.04 chromosome 2L, ASM2355843v2, whole genome shotgun sequence genome encodes the following:
- the LOC133850053 gene encoding casein kinase I — protein sequence MASSRVNLSNLALENRLVGGKYRLLKSIGSGSFGEIYQGINTQDGKDVAVKIEAADVKYPLLRYESKVYDQIGPHAGLPTFLHYGSEKRFNALVMELLGPSLEDLFNLCHRRFSLKTVLMISDQLLMRLECVHLHSFIHRDVKPDNFLMGLGRHSNKLYLIDFGLAKHFEDPVSHQHIPYREDRNLTGTARYASINAQRGIEQSRRDDLESLAYCIMYFNMGKLPWQGVVAANKQQKYEKIWELKQSMCIDEVFRNWPNEFALFIKYTRNLRFTDAPDYVYLRQLFRFLFRQQNHQYDHVYDWTLLQQEQKERDRDREYRRRAKQMLEQELGRRQRVKLQRDEIGDSSIKPLKHKTAEERRHRK from the coding sequence atggcATCGAGTCGTGTTAATCTTTCGAATTTGGCCCTCGAGAATCGTTTGGTTGGTGGCAAATATCgtttattgaaatcaattggCAGCGGATCCTTTGGCGAAATCTATCAGGGCATCAACACACAGGACGGCAAGGATGTGGCCGTGAAAATCGAAGCAGCCGACGTCAAGTATCCGCTGTTGCGTTACGAATCAAAGGTTTACGATCAGATCGGACCACACGCCGGAttgccaacatttttgcaCTATGGCAGCGAGAAGCGTTTCAATGCACTCGTCATGGAACTGTTGGGACCCTCGCTCGAGGATCTGTTCAATCTGTGCCATCGTCGCTTCTCCCTGAAGACGGTGCTGATGATCAGCGATCAGCTGTTGATGCGTCTGGAGTGTGTGCATCTGCATAGTTTCATACATCGCGACGTCAAGCCGGATAACTTTCTGATGGGACTGGGCAGGCACAGCAATAAGTtgtatttgattgattttggTCTGGCCAAGCACTTCGAGGATCCGGTTAGTCATCAGCATATTCCGTATCGCGAGGATCGCAATTTAACCGGCACTGCGCGTTATGCCTCGATCAATGCTCAGCGTGGTATTGAGCAATCGCGTCGCGATGATCTCGAGTCCTTGGCCTATTGCATCATGTACTTTAATATGGGAAAATTGCCGTGGCAAGGTGTTGTGGCTGCCAACAAGCAGCAGAAGTATGAAAAGATCTGGGAACTGAAGCAGAGCATGTGCATCGATGAAGTCTTTAGGAATTGGCCCAATGAGTTTGCCCTGTTTATCAAGTACACACGCAACTTACGCTTTACCGATGCTCCCGATTATGTTTACTTGCGGCAACTGTTTCGCTTTCTATTCCGCCAGCAGAATCATCAATACGATCACGTCTACGATTGGACACTGCTGCAGCAGGAGCAAAAGGAACGCGATCGTGATCGTGAGTATCGACGTCGTGCCAAGCAGATGCTCGAACAGGAGTTGGGACGTCGTCAGCGGGTGAAATTGCAACGCGATGAGATCGGAGATAGCAGCATTAAACCGTTGAAGCATAAGACAGCCGAAGAGCGAAGGCATCGCAAGTGA